One region of Channa argus isolate prfri chromosome 20, Channa argus male v1.0, whole genome shotgun sequence genomic DNA includes:
- the prdm9 gene encoding histone-lysine N-methyltransferase PRDM9 isoform X2, producing the protein MVSVLEPAQTPIQKLLDTVAQEENPEGEDGFYCEECLTLFQDQSDPTIINGPSFILDFPTSMGVPQRALLTLPYGLMIGRSSIPHAGVGVINHGTVVSPGMHFGPYEGEVTTSETAMASGFSWEICKGEDQYEYIDAATESHSNWMRYINRARSRDEANLLAVQYKGSILFHCCRTIHPGDELMVWPSSKLLASCSEAWTQTWFVKLNAAEISSAAASQIFLCTHCQLSFTTEAFLHRHTQYFHTQPAGNYITSATEEAEPGHHTSTEDSGHSVAAPLVVLSVDPVESKTCDDCGKTFKQIPHLRRHKLCVHSNKRPYCCSQCKRTFSQASGLIRHQLVHRKQALIKLQNQDNVLSEKKENLRHRSETDDTEYPAATDETKENNGSEMLEEAMDVTETGSSYAGEAETCQCNCLDCGKSFTNEVSLKKHKLTVHERLRPYVCTVCQKCFGQYNDLTRHLRCHQKENKSKEKTNPPEEPSTMPFSCAECSLAFSSVDTLEQHIREHHSQDTTVENQDEDPVPADDQSRDPDFIPEPSEAETVQSVQNPPSQRPRRIGARSKISAITKLIAPRRRADTCKKPLTTEQSCTESGTPAVRNAKVMKRKWFSCNRCKRTYGNPDDLKAHKCVLKQHKCGQCGATFNKSGFLKRHEQTVHQKSKSYSCDRCDKVFSTSGNLKQHQKSNTCMKYHCTSELFSCSYCQFSFTMKSYLIKHIKRHHPVEYLSHCHSDSLMVPLEEEEAPNEYKCPHCGKSCGSAKAFKSHTCFQQVKVLYLCTDCGKGFTNHYGLKQHQRIHTGEKPYSCPHCTKSFSYTGQLNVHLRTHTGEKPYLCTHCGESFRQSGDLKRHERKHTGVRPYSCPECCKSFSRPQSLKAHQMLHLGQRMFKCTQCGKSFSRNYHLRRHHQKMHL; encoded by the exons ATTGTGAGGAGTGTCTGACTCTCTTCCAAGATCAGAGTGATCCCACAATCATAAATGGCCCATCTTTTATTCTTGATTTTCCGACAAGCATGGGCGTCCCCCAGAGGGCTCTTCTCACTCTTCCGTATGGCCTGATGATAGGCAGATCTAGCATTCCCCATGCCGGGGTCGGGGTCATAAATCATGGAACAGTAGTGTCCCCAGGAATGCACTTTGGGCCATATGAGGGTGAAGTGACGACAAGCGAAACTGCCATGGCAAGTGGCTTCTCGTGGGAG ATTTGCAAAGGGGAAGATCAGTACGAGTACATTGATGCTGCCACAGAATCACATTCAAATTGGATGAG GTACATTAATCGTGCTCGGAGTAGGGACGAGGCCAATTTGCTGGCAGTACAGTACAAAGGTAGCATCCTTTTCCACTGCTGTCGCACAATACACCCTGGAGATGAGCTCATGGTGTGGCCCAGCAGCAAACTTCTTGCCAGTTGTAGTGAAGCTTGGACCCAGACGTGGTTTGTGAAGTTGAATGCAGCAG AGATCAGTTCAGCTGCAGCCTCTCAGATCTTCCTGTGCACCCACTGTCAGCTGTCTTTCACTACAGAGGCTTTCCTCCACCGGCATACACAGTACTTCCACACACAGCCTGCAGGGAACTATATAACATCTGCAACTGAGGAGGCTGAACCTGGACATCACACTTCCACTGAAGACTCAGGGCACTCTGTCGCAGCACCCCTAGTGGTATTATCTGTTGATCCCGTTGAGTCTAAAACTTGTGACGATTGCGGGAAGACTTTCAAGCAGATACCTCACCTCAGGAGGcacaaactgtgtgtccactcaAATAAGCGCCCTTACTGCTGCTCACAGTGCAAGCGAACTTTTAGCCAGGCATCCGGCTTAATCAGGCACCAGCTAGTTCACAGAAAGCAGGCTTTGATTAAACTTCAGAATCAGGATAACGTCCTCAGTGAGAAGAAGGAGAACTTGAGACACAGATCAGAAACCGATGACACCGAATATCCAGCTGCTACTgatgaaacaaaggaaaataatggAAGTGAGATGCTAGAAGAAGCTATGGATGTAACTGAAACTGGGAGTTCGTATGCAGGAGAAGCAGAAACATGCCAATGCAATTGTTTGGACTGTGGCAAGTCTTTCACAAATGAAGTGTCCCtcaaaaaacacaagctgacTGTCCATGAGAGGTTACGTCCATATGTCTGCACTGTGTGTCAGAAGTGCTTTGGCCAGTACAATGACCTCACCAGGCACCTGCGTTGTcaccaaaaagaaaataaaagtaaagaaaaaacgAATCCTCCAGAGGAACCAAGCACTATGCCATTTAGCTGTGCTGAGTGCTCGCTGGCTTTTTCTTCAGTGGACACACTTGAGCAGCACATCAGGGAGCATCACTCACAGGATACCACGGTGGAAAATCAAGATGAAGATCCAGTGCCTGCCGACGATCAAAGCCGTGATCCTGATTTCATTCCAGAACCCTCAGAGGCTGAAACAGTTCAGTCTGTTCAAAATCCTCCCTCTCAGAGACCTCGGCGAATTGGAGCTAGGTCTAAAATTTCTGCCATAACAAAGCTCATAGCACCAAGACGAAGGGCTGACACCTGCAAGAAGCCATTAACCACTGAGCAGAGCTGCACTGAATCGGGCACACCTGCCGTCAGAAATGCTAAGGTAATGAAGCGCAAATGGTTCAGCTGTAATCGCTGTAAACGCACATATGGAAACCCAGATGATCTCAAAGCACATAAGTGCGTTTTAAAGCAGCACAAATGTGGGCAGTGTGGGGCAACCTTTAATAAGTCTGGTTTCCTGAAAAGGCATGAGCAGACGGTGCACCAGAAGTCTAAATCTTACAGCTGCGACCGGTGTGACAAAGTCTTCTCCACATCTGGTAACCTTAAACAGCATCAGAAAAGCAACACTTGTATGAAGTATCACTGCACATCTGAGCTTTTCTCATGCTCATACTGTCAGTTCTCCTTCACTATGAAGAGCTACCTTATTAAACACATTAAGAGGCATCACCCCGTGGAGTATCTCTCACACTGCCATTCAGACAGCCTAATGGTTCCACTGGAAGAAGAAGAGGCGCCAAACGAGTATAAATGTCCCCATTGTGGGAAGAGCTGTGGGAGCGCCAAGGCTTTCAAATCTCACACGTGCTTCCAGCAGGTGAAGGTTCTGTATTTGTGCACTGATTGTGGGAAAGGCTTCACGAATCACTATGGTCTCAAGCAGCATCAGCGCATTCACACGGGCGAAAAACCATACAGCTGTCCCCATTGCACCAAAAGCTTCTCGTACACCGGCCAGCTCAACGTGCATCTCAGGACACACACCGGGGAGAAGCCATACCTGTGCACCCACTGCGGAGAGAGCTTTCGGCAGTCAGGGGACCTGAAGAGACATGAGAGGAAGCACACGGGGGTGAGGCCCTACAGCTGCCCTGAATGCTGTAAAAGCTTCAGCCGCCCCCAGAGTCTCAAGGCTCATCAAATGCTTCACCTGGGACAGAGAATGTTTAAATGCACCCAGTGTGGAAAGAGCTTTTCAAGAAATTATCACCTCAGGAGACACCATCAGAAGATGCACTTGTAA
- the prdm9 gene encoding histone-lysine N-methyltransferase PRDM9 isoform X1, which yields MSDRSNDIEWVETTEEVVITEECLVATETHSPAVVSVLEPAQTPIQKLLDTVAQEENPEGEDGFYCEECLTLFQDQSDPTIINGPSFILDFPTSMGVPQRALLTLPYGLMIGRSSIPHAGVGVINHGTVVSPGMHFGPYEGEVTTSETAMASGFSWEICKGEDQYEYIDAATESHSNWMRYINRARSRDEANLLAVQYKGSILFHCCRTIHPGDELMVWPSSKLLASCSEAWTQTWFVKLNAAEISSAAASQIFLCTHCQLSFTTEAFLHRHTQYFHTQPAGNYITSATEEAEPGHHTSTEDSGHSVAAPLVVLSVDPVESKTCDDCGKTFKQIPHLRRHKLCVHSNKRPYCCSQCKRTFSQASGLIRHQLVHRKQALIKLQNQDNVLSEKKENLRHRSETDDTEYPAATDETKENNGSEMLEEAMDVTETGSSYAGEAETCQCNCLDCGKSFTNEVSLKKHKLTVHERLRPYVCTVCQKCFGQYNDLTRHLRCHQKENKSKEKTNPPEEPSTMPFSCAECSLAFSSVDTLEQHIREHHSQDTTVENQDEDPVPADDQSRDPDFIPEPSEAETVQSVQNPPSQRPRRIGARSKISAITKLIAPRRRADTCKKPLTTEQSCTESGTPAVRNAKVMKRKWFSCNRCKRTYGNPDDLKAHKCVLKQHKCGQCGATFNKSGFLKRHEQTVHQKSKSYSCDRCDKVFSTSGNLKQHQKSNTCMKYHCTSELFSCSYCQFSFTMKSYLIKHIKRHHPVEYLSHCHSDSLMVPLEEEEAPNEYKCPHCGKSCGSAKAFKSHTCFQQVKVLYLCTDCGKGFTNHYGLKQHQRIHTGEKPYSCPHCTKSFSYTGQLNVHLRTHTGEKPYLCTHCGESFRQSGDLKRHERKHTGVRPYSCPECCKSFSRPQSLKAHQMLHLGQRMFKCTQCGKSFSRNYHLRRHHQKMHL from the exons ATTGTGAGGAGTGTCTGACTCTCTTCCAAGATCAGAGTGATCCCACAATCATAAATGGCCCATCTTTTATTCTTGATTTTCCGACAAGCATGGGCGTCCCCCAGAGGGCTCTTCTCACTCTTCCGTATGGCCTGATGATAGGCAGATCTAGCATTCCCCATGCCGGGGTCGGGGTCATAAATCATGGAACAGTAGTGTCCCCAGGAATGCACTTTGGGCCATATGAGGGTGAAGTGACGACAAGCGAAACTGCCATGGCAAGTGGCTTCTCGTGGGAG ATTTGCAAAGGGGAAGATCAGTACGAGTACATTGATGCTGCCACAGAATCACATTCAAATTGGATGAG GTACATTAATCGTGCTCGGAGTAGGGACGAGGCCAATTTGCTGGCAGTACAGTACAAAGGTAGCATCCTTTTCCACTGCTGTCGCACAATACACCCTGGAGATGAGCTCATGGTGTGGCCCAGCAGCAAACTTCTTGCCAGTTGTAGTGAAGCTTGGACCCAGACGTGGTTTGTGAAGTTGAATGCAGCAG AGATCAGTTCAGCTGCAGCCTCTCAGATCTTCCTGTGCACCCACTGTCAGCTGTCTTTCACTACAGAGGCTTTCCTCCACCGGCATACACAGTACTTCCACACACAGCCTGCAGGGAACTATATAACATCTGCAACTGAGGAGGCTGAACCTGGACATCACACTTCCACTGAAGACTCAGGGCACTCTGTCGCAGCACCCCTAGTGGTATTATCTGTTGATCCCGTTGAGTCTAAAACTTGTGACGATTGCGGGAAGACTTTCAAGCAGATACCTCACCTCAGGAGGcacaaactgtgtgtccactcaAATAAGCGCCCTTACTGCTGCTCACAGTGCAAGCGAACTTTTAGCCAGGCATCCGGCTTAATCAGGCACCAGCTAGTTCACAGAAAGCAGGCTTTGATTAAACTTCAGAATCAGGATAACGTCCTCAGTGAGAAGAAGGAGAACTTGAGACACAGATCAGAAACCGATGACACCGAATATCCAGCTGCTACTgatgaaacaaaggaaaataatggAAGTGAGATGCTAGAAGAAGCTATGGATGTAACTGAAACTGGGAGTTCGTATGCAGGAGAAGCAGAAACATGCCAATGCAATTGTTTGGACTGTGGCAAGTCTTTCACAAATGAAGTGTCCCtcaaaaaacacaagctgacTGTCCATGAGAGGTTACGTCCATATGTCTGCACTGTGTGTCAGAAGTGCTTTGGCCAGTACAATGACCTCACCAGGCACCTGCGTTGTcaccaaaaagaaaataaaagtaaagaaaaaacgAATCCTCCAGAGGAACCAAGCACTATGCCATTTAGCTGTGCTGAGTGCTCGCTGGCTTTTTCTTCAGTGGACACACTTGAGCAGCACATCAGGGAGCATCACTCACAGGATACCACGGTGGAAAATCAAGATGAAGATCCAGTGCCTGCCGACGATCAAAGCCGTGATCCTGATTTCATTCCAGAACCCTCAGAGGCTGAAACAGTTCAGTCTGTTCAAAATCCTCCCTCTCAGAGACCTCGGCGAATTGGAGCTAGGTCTAAAATTTCTGCCATAACAAAGCTCATAGCACCAAGACGAAGGGCTGACACCTGCAAGAAGCCATTAACCACTGAGCAGAGCTGCACTGAATCGGGCACACCTGCCGTCAGAAATGCTAAGGTAATGAAGCGCAAATGGTTCAGCTGTAATCGCTGTAAACGCACATATGGAAACCCAGATGATCTCAAAGCACATAAGTGCGTTTTAAAGCAGCACAAATGTGGGCAGTGTGGGGCAACCTTTAATAAGTCTGGTTTCCTGAAAAGGCATGAGCAGACGGTGCACCAGAAGTCTAAATCTTACAGCTGCGACCGGTGTGACAAAGTCTTCTCCACATCTGGTAACCTTAAACAGCATCAGAAAAGCAACACTTGTATGAAGTATCACTGCACATCTGAGCTTTTCTCATGCTCATACTGTCAGTTCTCCTTCACTATGAAGAGCTACCTTATTAAACACATTAAGAGGCATCACCCCGTGGAGTATCTCTCACACTGCCATTCAGACAGCCTAATGGTTCCACTGGAAGAAGAAGAGGCGCCAAACGAGTATAAATGTCCCCATTGTGGGAAGAGCTGTGGGAGCGCCAAGGCTTTCAAATCTCACACGTGCTTCCAGCAGGTGAAGGTTCTGTATTTGTGCACTGATTGTGGGAAAGGCTTCACGAATCACTATGGTCTCAAGCAGCATCAGCGCATTCACACGGGCGAAAAACCATACAGCTGTCCCCATTGCACCAAAAGCTTCTCGTACACCGGCCAGCTCAACGTGCATCTCAGGACACACACCGGGGAGAAGCCATACCTGTGCACCCACTGCGGAGAGAGCTTTCGGCAGTCAGGGGACCTGAAGAGACATGAGAGGAAGCACACGGGGGTGAGGCCCTACAGCTGCCCTGAATGCTGTAAAAGCTTCAGCCGCCCCCAGAGTCTCAAGGCTCATCAAATGCTTCACCTGGGACAGAGAATGTTTAAATGCACCCAGTGTGGAAAGAGCTTTTCAAGAAATTATCACCTCAGGAGACACCATCAGAAGATGCACTTGTAA
- the LOC137105251 gene encoding neurabin-2-like — MMKTESTSKSTGSGSTLRSPSPHRNAYEAGMQALKPVKDNAANGDVQEGPRGRRYGSNVNRIKNMFQQMQITSPADAEGEDCARNAEKTVRLSLPRAGSLNENVDHSALLKLGSTVSQRVSKFDTKSENGQLRASSPSYSRLQETRRIFEQQQEKQQQEKLATTRVLLKTDKASSFQDGRLDVVARFNGSTESLDSLDTSEAVSPTVSQLSAVFERAAELRNNLHRLSSTPPLPSRGVSTKVGVLNSKIITKRVSSFAVGNQEEDIGKQKGQEGPPRGPRGKVTPPSESINGGQTVAQSAPAGELSSTVREANDQREKTVSDAGVEAKAEVTPEDPSNTILQGDIYISVENGEAVVENQSFPTGGETIMQQGEMADEDRTLRDDQSGRESVDISAYSTVGEDFGGSQVDEDEDDSDDRYEPESSCVEISGLPVEEDPPPSRKIRFSMEPIKVFATYPNEDYDRRNEDVDPMAASAEYELEKRVERLDLFPVELEKDGDGLGISIIGMGAGADMGLEKLGIFVKTVTEGGAAHRDGRIQVNDLIVEVDGTSLVGVTQSFAASVLRNTSGTVKFVIGREKPGEQSEVAQLIQQTLEQERWQREMMEQRYNQYMDEQEGGEYGTDEEEDDEEEVSPPYPSAIEVFDLAENEDMSPLETDPEKLAHKYKELQIKHAVTQAEIQQLKRKLHHAEQEKQRWRMDKAQLEQTLQENKERMEKLEGYWMEAQSLCQAVDEHLKETQAQYQALERKYSKAKRLIKEYQQKEIEYLKKETQRCAQVGAEASLLKEESGQLQEQVADLECRVEELKSEPL; from the exons ATGATGAAGACCGAATCCACATCCAAGAGCACCGGCTCTGGCTCTACGCTCAGAAGCCCATCCCCGCACAGGAACGCGTACGAGGCGGGGATGCAGGCCCTGAAGCCCGTCAAAGACAATGCTGCGAATGGGGACGTGCAGGAGGGCCCAAGGGGACGCAGGTACGGCTCCAACGTGAACCGtatcaaaaatatgtttcagcAGATGCAGATCACATCCCCAGCAGATGCAGAGGGAGAGGACTGCGCTAGGAACGCTGAGAAAACGGTGCGCCTCTCCCTCCCCAGAGCCGGGAGCCTGAACGAAAACGTGGACCACAGCGCGCTGCTGAAGCTCGGATCCACCGTGTCCCAGCGTGTCAGCAAATTCGACACCAAGTCGGAGAACGGACAGCTGCGGGCCTCGTCGCCCAGCTACTCCAGGCTGCAGGAGACCCGTCGCATCTTcgagcagcagcaggagaaacagcagcaggagaagTTGGCCACCACCAGAGTCCTGTTGAAGACAGACAAGGCCTCGAGCTTCCAGGATGGAAGGTTGGACGTGGTGGCTCGTTTCAATGGCAGCACAGAGTCCTTGGACAGCCTGGACACCAGCGAGGCAGTGTCCCCTACTGTCAGCCAGCTTAGTGCTGTGTTTGAACGGGCGGCTGAGCTCCGGAACAACCTCCACCGCCTTTCCTCTACCCCACCGCTCCCTTCCCGAGGGGTCAGCACCAAGGTGGGTGTGTTGAACTCCAAAATAATCACAAAGAGGGTTAGTTCCTTTGCAGTAGGCAACCAAGAAGAAGACATAGGCAAACAAAAGGGCCAAGAAGGCCCTCCAAGGGGCCCCAGGGGGAAGGTAACTCCCCCATCTGAAAGCATTAATGGGGGACAAACTGTTGCCCAAAGTGCCCCAGCAGGTGAACTTTCCAGTACTGTCAGAGAGGCAAATGAccagagagaaaagactgtTTCAGATGCAGGCGTTGAAGCCAAGGCAGAGGTCACACCTGAGGATCCCAGCAACACAATACTGCAAGGTGACATCTACATCTCTGTGGAGAATGGAGAAGCTGTTGTTGAGAATCAAAGCTTTCCAACGGGAGGTGAGACAATCATGCAACAGGGGGAGATGGCTGACGAAGACAGGACTCTCAGAGACGACCAGTCAGGCAGAGAGTCTGTGGATATCAGTGCTTACAGCACAGTGGGAGAAGACTTTGGAGGCAGCCAGGTGGATGAGGACGAAGATGATAGCGATGACCGCTATGAGCCTGAGTCCAGCTGCGTGGAGATTTCTGGGTTGCCTGTGGAGGAGGACCCGCCCCCTTCGAGGAAGATTCGCTTCAGCATGGAGCCCATCAAG GTGTTTGCCACTTACCCCAATGAGGACTATGACAGGCGCAATGAAGACGTGGATCCCATGGCTGCATCTGCTGAGTACGAGCTGGAGAAGAGGGTGGAGAGGCTGGACCTATTCCCCGTGGAGCTGGAGAAAG ATGGCGATGGCCTGGGCATTAGTATCATTGGGATGGGTGCAGGGGCTGACATGGGCCTGGAGAAGCTGGGCATCTTTGTCAAGACAGTCACAGAAGGAGGAGCTGCACACAGGGATGGCAG GATCCAGGTGAACGATCTGATTGTGGAGGTGGATGGGACCAGTTTGGTGGGAGTCACCCAGAGCTTTGCCGCCTCTGTACTCAGGAACACCTCAGGAACTGTCAA ATTCGTGATTGGGCGAGAGAAGCCGGGTGAACAGAGCGAAGTGGCTCAGCTCATCCAGCAGACCCTGGAGCAGGAGCGATGGCAGAGGGAGATGATGGAGCAGCGCTACAACCAGTACATGGATGAACAAGAG GGGGGTGAATATGGCAcagatgaggaagaggatgacGAAGAGGAGGTCAGTCCACCGTATCCCAGCGCCATCGAGGTGTTTGACTTGGCAGAGAATGAGGACATGTCACCTCTGGAGACAGACCCTGAGAAACTGGCCCATAAATACAAAGAG CTCCAGATAAAGCATGCTGTGACCCAGGCTGAGATTCAGCAGCTGAAAAGAAAG CTGCACCACGCAGAGCAGGAGAAGCAGCGCTGGCGTATGGATAAAGCCCAGCTGGAACAGACCCTGCAGGAGAACAAGGAGCGTATGGAGAAGCTGGAGGGCTACTGGATGGAGGCTCAGAGCCTTTGCCAGGCAGTGGACGAGCACCTGAAGGAGACACAGGCCCAGTATCAGGCTTTGGAGCGCAAGTACAGCAAAGCCAAACGCCTGATCAAGGAATATCAGCAGAA GGAGATTGAATACCTTAAGAAGGAGACGCAGCGCTGTGCACAAGTTGGGGCTGAAGCCTCGCTTCTGAAAGAGGAGTCAGGACAACTCCAAGAACAG GTGGCTGACTTGGAGTGCAGGGTCGAGGAGCTGAAATCGGAACCTTTATAA